One Ovis aries strain OAR_USU_Benz2616 breed Rambouillet chromosome 4, ARS-UI_Ramb_v3.0, whole genome shotgun sequence DNA window includes the following coding sequences:
- the LOC101107436 gene encoding LOW QUALITY PROTEIN: proton-coupled zinc antiporter SLC30A9, mitochondrial-like (The sequence of the model RefSeq protein was modified relative to this genomic sequence to represent the inferred CDS: inserted 1 base in 1 codon; substituted 1 base at 1 genomic stop codon), with protein sequence MVLLPLGRGPESGWRTLLGLLKQLNSAYKARGSSDRQEWQSLVTFGSFSNSVPCCTLNQVKLYSTSVQKEGQGSQTQKMEKVPSFDEAAENMGAELKAPIIKQEPLQVRVKAVLKKREYGPKYTQNNFITGVRAMNEFCLKSSDLEQLRKIRRRSPHEDTESFTVYLRSDVEAKSLEVWGSPEALAREKKLRKEAEIEYRERLFRNQKXRDFLGNTKPRSXTASIFFKGPGKVVMVAICINGLNCFFKFLAWIYTGSASMFSEAIHSLSDTCNQALLALGISKSVQTPDPTHPYGFSNMRYIASLISGVGIFMMGARLSWYHGIMGLLNPQPIESLLWAYCILAGSLVSEGATLLVAVNELRRSARAKGMSFYKYVMESRDPSTNVILLENTAAVLGVTIAATCMGLTSITGNPLYDSLGSLGVGTLLGVVSAFLIYTNTEALLGRSIQPEQVQRLTELLENDPSVRAIHDVKATDLVLGKVRFKAEVDFDGRVVTRSYLEKQDFDQMLQEIQEVKTPEELETFMPKHGENIIDTLGAEVDRLEKELKKLNPEVRHVDLEIL encoded by the exons ATGGTCCTTCTGCCTCTTGGGCGGGGCCCTGAATCTGGCTGGAGGACCCTTCTTGGCTTACTAAAGCAATTAAATTCAGCATATAAAG CCCGGGGCTCCAGCGACCGCCAGGAATGGCAGAGTTTAGTGACATTTGGAAGCTTTTCAAACAGTGTTCCATGCTGTACACTGAATCAAGTAAAGTTGTATTCCACAAGTGTTCAGAAAGAAGGACAGGGATCACAAactcagaaaatggaaaaagtacCTTCATTTGATGAAGCAGCAGAAAATATGGGTGCAGAACTGAAAGCTCCAATTATTAAGCAAGAACCTCTCCAAGTAAGAGTCAAAGCAGTTCTTAAAAAGAGGGAATATGGACCAAAGTATACTCAGAATAATTTCATCACTGGAGTCAGAGCAATGAATGAATTCTGCCTCAAATCCAGTGATCTGGAACAGCTTCGAAAAATCAGACGACGAAGTCCTCATGAAGATACTGAGTCCTTTACTGTATACTTGAGATCAGATGTGGAGGCAAAATCTTTGGAAGTTTGGGGAAGCCCTGAAGCTCTTGCCAGAGAGAAAAAACTTCGTaaggaagcagaaatagaatATAGAGAAAGACTATTTAGAAACCAAA ATAGAGACTTTCTGGGAAATACCAAGCCACGCTCTTGAACggcatcaattttttttaaggggCCAGGGAAAGTGGTGATGGTTGCCATTTGCATCAATGGATTAAACTGCTTCTTCAAATTTCTTGCTTGGATTTATACGGGTTCAGCAAGCATGTTTTCAGAAGCGATACACTCTTTATCTGATACTTGCAACCAGGCCTTATTAGCATTGGGCATCAGTAAGTCTGTTCAGACACCAGATCCTACTCATCCGTATGGATTTTCAAATATGCGCTATATTGCTTCACTAATTAGTGGTGTTGGTATATTCATGATGGGCGCAAGATTATCTTGGTACCATGGAATCATGGGATTGCTCAATCCTCAACCAATAGAATCTCTTCTATGGGCATACTGTATTTTAGCGGGATCATTAGTATCTGAAGGAGCAACACTTCTTGTTGCTGTAAATGAGCTTCGTAGGAGTGCTCGGGCCAAAGGAATGTCATTTTACAAGTATGTAATGGAAAGTCGTGATCCTAGTACAAATGTTATATTACTGGAGAATACTGCAGCAGTGTTGGGAGTGACAATAGCAGCCACTTGTATGGGCCTAACCTCCATAACAGGGAACCCACTGTATGACAGCCTGGGTTCTTTGGGTGTGGGCACCCTATTAGGCGTGGTCTCAGCATTCCTCATCTACACTAACACAGAAGCACTCTTAGGGCGATCCATCCAGCCAGAACAAGTACAACGGCTTACTGAACTCCTGGAGAACGATCCATCAGTAAGGGCAATTCATGATGTTAAAGCCACAGACCTGGTATTAGGGAAAGTGAGATTTAAGGCAGAAGTGGATTTCGATGGACGAGTTGTTACGAGATCGTATTTGGAAAAACAAGATTTTGACCAAATGCTACAAGAAATTCAAGAAGTGAAGACTCCTGAAGAACTAGAGACCTTTATGCCTAAACATGGAGAAAATATTATTGATACTTTAGGAGCTGAAGTAGATAGACTTGAGAAGGAACTGAAAAAACTAAATCCTGAAGTTAGACATGTAGATTTAGAGATACTATAG